From one Triticum aestivum cultivar Chinese Spring chromosome 4B, IWGSC CS RefSeq v2.1, whole genome shotgun sequence genomic stretch:
- the LOC123091984 gene encoding protein LAZ1 homolog 1, with translation MAPKNVIRFILVLIHVSSCLGRSGKMFSPSFISVAKSLSSWPIFSAGISVTVSLVLSLFLTFEHLCAYHQPEEQKFLIGLIMMVPVYAVQSFFSLLNSKVAFICEMMRDCYEAFAMYCFERYLIACLGGEESTIRYMEDQFQPSDSSPLLDVDYDYGIVKHPFPLNWFMRNWYLGPDFYYAVKIGIVQYMILKPICAILAILLELLGIYGEGKFAWRYGYPYLAVVLNFSQTWALYCLVQFYTATKEKLEPIKPLSKFLTFKSIIFLTWWQGIAVAFLFSTGLFNGHLAQSLQTRIQDYIICLEMGVAAVVHMKVFPAKPYRRGERSVYNAAVMSDYASLGAPDPEEEREIDNLTIMETSRPDSRDRRLSFPQSVRDVVLGSGEIMVDDVRYTVSHVVEPMERSFTKINKTLHLISENVKQIEKQKRKAKDDSHLIPLESWSEEFSEAQDQVQGGSFSDSGLARKRYNKFRRLRRWF, from the exons ATGGCTCCGAAAAATGTGATCCGTTTCATTTTGGTGCTGATCCATGTGAGCAGTTGTTTGGGTAGATCAGGGAAAATGTTTTCTCCTAGCTTTATCTCAGTGGCGAAGTCATTGTCAAGCTGGCCAATTTTCAGTGCAGGGATATCTGTAACTGTTTCACTTGTTCTGTCCTTGTTTCTAACTTTCGAGCATCTCTGCGCTTACCATCAACCTGAG GAGCAGAAGTTCTTGATTGGTCTCATTATGATGGTTCCAGTATATGCTGTTCAATCA TTCTTCTCATTACTGAATTCAAAGGTTGCTTTCATCTGTGAGATGATGCGGGATTGTTATGAGGCATTCGCAATGTATTGCTTTGAGAGATATTTGATAGCATGCTTAG GCGGGGAGGAAAGTACCATCAGATACATGGAGGATCAGTTTCAACCCAGTGATAGTTCTCCTCTGCTAGACGTTGATTATGATTATGGTATTGTGAAACATCCATTCCCATTGAACTGGTTTATGAGAAACTGGTACCTCGGTCCTGACTTTTATTATGCCGTGAAGATTGGGATTGTGCAATAC ATGATACTCAAGCCTATTTGTGCTATCTTGGCAATTTTGCTAGAACTTCTGGGTATCTATGGAGAAGGAAAATTTGCATGGAGATATGG GTACCCATATTTGGCTGTTGTTCTAAATTTCAGCCAGACATGGGCATTGTACTGTCTTGTACAGTTCTACACTGCTACCAAGGAGAAGCTGGAACCTATTAAGCCCCTGTCCAAGTTTCTAACTTTCAAATCTATTATATTTTTGACATGGTGGCAAGGTATTGCTGTTGCATTTCTGTTTTCAACTGGGCTTTTTAATGGACATCTGGCACAAAGTTTGCAAACACGTATCCAGGATTATATAATATGTCTGGAG ATGGGGGTGGCGGCAGTGGTTCATATGAAAGTATTCCCAGCTAAGCCCTACAGGCGTGGCGAGAGAAGTGTTTATAATGCTGCTGTCATGTCTGATTATGCATCCCTGGGGGCTCCAGATCCTGAAGAAGAACGAGAGATTGATAATTTAACAATCATGGAAACCTCTCGCCCTGATTCCAGAGACAGGCGGTTGAGTTTTCCTCAGAGTGTTCGTGATGTTGTGTTAGGAAGCGGTGAAATT ATGGTCGATGATGTCAGATACACAGTCTCCCACGTCGTCGAGCCCATGGAAAGGAGTTTCACGAAGATAAATAAGACACTCCACCTAATATCTGAGAATGTAAAGCAGATTGAGAAGCAGAAGAGGAAGGCAAAGGACGACAGCCATCTTATTCCGCTGGAATCATGGTCAGAGGAATTTTCAGAAGCTCAAGATCAGGTTCAAGGTGGTAGTTTTAGTGACAGTGGATTAGCTAGGAAAAGGTACAACAAATTTCGCAGACTCCGCAGGTGGTTCTAG